The Arachis hypogaea cultivar Tifrunner chromosome 14, arahy.Tifrunner.gnm2.J5K5, whole genome shotgun sequence genome has a segment encoding these proteins:
- the LOC140178475 gene encoding uncharacterized protein — MANTFNIVWSGPKLDGKIDYSYWETLMSTHLKAQNLWNFIEPGLQEGADAVQQRRDQLALSQIHQGVDYTVFGKIANAKSAKEAWNTLKLSYKGVDKTQKAKLQSLRREYERYEMSSSEIVEQYFTRVTDLVNKMRVYGEDMPDSKVVEKIFRTMPIKYDHVVTTILESHNMDTMTIVELQGTMESHISRILEKSEKSTEEALKSRVNFNNVA; from the coding sequence ATGGCAAACACTTTCAATATTGTGTGGTCCGGTCCCAAGTTAGATGGAAAAATTGATTATAGTTATTGGGAGACTTTGATGTCTACCCATTTGAAGGCCCAGAACCTGTGGAATTTCATTGAACCGGGTTTGCAAGAAGGAGCAGATGCTGTCCAACAAAGGAGAGATCAATTGGCactatctcaaattcatcaaggaGTAGATTATACGGTGTTTGGCAAAATAGCAAATGCCAAAAGTGCAAAAGAAGCATGGAACACGTTGAAGCTGTCATACAAAGGCGTAGATAAAACTCAGAAAGCAAAGCTACAGTCTTtaagaagagaatatgaaaggtACGAGATGTCTAGCTCAGAAATCGTTGAGCAATATTTTACTCGTGTTACAGATCTTGTCAATAAGATGAGAGTTTATGGAGAAGATATGCCCGATAGCAAAGTGGTGGAGAAAATTTTTCGCACCATGCCGATAAAGTATGACCATGTGGTGACTACGATACTAGAGTCACACAATATGGATACCATGACGATTGTAGAGTTGCAAGGAACCATGGAAAGCCACATCAGTAGAATACTAGAGAAATCAGAAAAATCAACCGAGGAAGCCCTAAAAAGCCGAGTGAATTTCAACAATGTTGCATAA